From the genome of Terriglobales bacterium:
AGTGGGCACGCAAAAATAAGAACTCCAAGTACATTCCGGAACCGCTGCTGGAAGCTTGGGGATTCGAGATCGAATCGACTCTGTAAGGAGAGCGAATCTGAGGAAAAGGCCGCCTGATCGGCGGCCTTTTCCTTTTCCAGAAACTCTCAACACACATTGAAGTGAGGATCTGGAAACTGGGAGATCGTGCTGCAGCAAAAAGCCCGCCAAGGAGGCGGGCTTTGCTTTCTGTCCTTTTACTGCATTATGAAGCAGCCGCTGCGACCGCGCGGGCGAAGCGTTTCGGCATCACCGTCACGCCGTTCTCGCGGTCGAAGACGAGGTTCATGTGTTGCGAACACGGTCCGCAAAGCCAGAAGTGCTCCAGCTTGCGTCCGGGCTTGCGTGTTGCGACGAGGAACGGAACTTTGCTCCCGTCGGAAAGTTCAATCGTATCTTCCGAGGTTATCGGTGGCGTAATCTCAACTTCAATTTTGAAGATTTTGCCTTCCCGCAGATAGTGAAAGGGTGTGGAGCAGGCAGGATTCGCACACTTGGAAACCATGGAGCCCTCTACTTTCAGACGTTTTAGGGGGTTATTGTCTGTAGTCCGCCTGCTTACAACGGACTCACAATGCAAAGTAGATGCATCCAGAGTCTCTGGAAGTTGTTCTGTGGAAAAACCCAGGACTTCTGAACACCAACTGCTGTGAGTGTACTTCAACTCCGCCCGTCTGTTTACGAATAAATTTTGAATTTCTTCAATCAGCTCTGCCAATACACGCCAGCTACTCTGGTTTTGTGCAGAGTTGGTGCAGAATCGCGCTCCTAAGCCGCCTTTGTAAGACTCGCACCAGGTTGCTCCTTTTAGTCCGAAGTACACGGCCGGATAGAATCGGTTCAGGAGCGATTTTTGATCTTATTCAACTACATTTCTGGGGAATGGAAGCAGGGCAGAGGCGAAGGTGCTCCCCTGATCGATCCTGTCAATGGCGAGCACCTCGCCTATGCCAACTCGGACGCTCTTAATCTTGCTGAAGCGCTTGAGTTTTCGCGGGAACGCGGGTCTCGAGTGCTGCAGCGGCTCACCTATCAGCACCGAGCGGAACTGCTGGCCAAGATCGCGGAAGTACTTAGCGGCCATCGCGACGAGTATTACGAAATCTGCCTGAGAAACATGGGAGCCACCAAAGGCGACGCCGCGTTCGATGTAGATGGCGCAATCTACACGCTCAAGCACTACGCCAAAGCGGGCCAAAACCTCACGGGTGAAATGATCAAAGATGGCAGTCCCGTGCCGCTCTCAAAAACCGGGGTGTTTCAAGGTCAGCATTTTCTGAAACCACTCGAAGGCACTGCCATTCTGATCAATGCGTTCAATTTTCCTGCCTGGGGACTTTGGGAGAAAGCAGCTCCCGCATTGTTATCGGGAGTCGCAGTGGTTGTGAAGCCGGCTACGCCGACCGCGTGGCTCGCCCAGCGGATGATCGACGACGTGATCAAAGCAGGTATTCTTCCTGACGGCGCTCTGTCGGTGATCTGCGGCTCCCCTGGCGACTTGCTGGATCATGTCACAGCGCACGACATGATCGCATTTACCGGCTCGGCCGCGACGGCTGCAAAGATCAAGACGCATCCGGCGGTTGTCAGTCGCTCGGTCCGAGTAAACATCGAAGCCGATAGCTTAAATTCAGCCATTCTCGGAGAGGATGCTCCAGGCACCCAGCCATTCGAGCTTCTGGTGAAGGAAGTTCTTAAGGAGATGACCCAGAAAGCCGGCCAGAAATGTACGGCCATTCGTCGCATCTTTGTTCCGCGAAAAATCTTGGTGCCGGTGTGTGATGCCATTGCAAGTGCTCTGAAAGGTGTTCCTGTAGGGAATCCGCGAAACGCAGCTGTGAAATGCGGGCCACTGGTAAACAAAGCTCAACAGAAAGCGGTGCTCGATGGCATCGCTGAGCTCAACCGAGAATGTAATGTCATCTTTGGCGGAGATCAGGGCTTCCAACCAATCGATGCTGAACCGGGAAGCTCCTGCTTTGTTCAACCAACCTTGCTGCGGTGCGACGACCCGCTTCGAGGAAGAATTGTTCACGAAGTCGAAGTCTTCGGACCGGTAGCCACCGTAATGCCGTATGACACCATTGAAGAGGCGATCGAGCTGGCTCGACGCGGGCACGGCTCATTGGT
Proteins encoded in this window:
- a CDS encoding 3,4-dehydroadipyl-CoA semialdehyde dehydrogenase, translating into MILFNYISGEWKQGRGEGAPLIDPVNGEHLAYANSDALNLAEALEFSRERGSRVLQRLTYQHRAELLAKIAEVLSGHRDEYYEICLRNMGATKGDAAFDVDGAIYTLKHYAKAGQNLTGEMIKDGSPVPLSKTGVFQGQHFLKPLEGTAILINAFNFPAWGLWEKAAPALLSGVAVVVKPATPTAWLAQRMIDDVIKAGILPDGALSVICGSPGDLLDHVTAHDMIAFTGSAATAAKIKTHPAVVSRSVRVNIEADSLNSAILGEDAPGTQPFELLVKEVLKEMTQKAGQKCTAIRRIFVPRKILVPVCDAIASALKGVPVGNPRNAAVKCGPLVNKAQQKAVLDGIAELNRECNVIFGGDQGFQPIDAEPGSSCFVQPTLLRCDDPLRGRIVHEVEVFGPVATVMPYDTIEEAIELARRGHGSLVASIYSDDARFTEGITRGLATTHGRIMVLNSSVGAQHTGHGNVIPNCLHGGPGRAGGGEELGGLRALELYHRRFVVQGPPELLSKLSESSVDLAALHS